The Bubalus bubalis isolate 160015118507 breed Murrah chromosome 18, NDDB_SH_1, whole genome shotgun sequence genome contains a region encoding:
- the LOC123330296 gene encoding histone H3.3A-like, producing MARTKQTARKSTGGKAPRKQLATKAARKSAPSTGVVKKPHRYRPGTVALREIRRYQKSTELLIRKLPFQRLVRKIAQDFKTDLRFQSAAIGALQEASEAYLVGLFEDTNLCAIHAKRVTIMPKDIQLARQIRGERA from the coding sequence ATGGCCCGAACCAAGCAGACTGCTCGTAAGTCAACGGGTGGGAAAGCACCCCGCAAGCAGCTGGCCACCAAAGCGGCCAGGAAAAGCGCCCCCTCTACTGGCGTGGTGAAAAAACCTCATCGCTACAGGCCCGGGACTGTTGCCCTTCGAGAAATCCGTCGTTACCAGAAATCCACCGAGCTTCTGATCCGGAAACTGCCTTTCCAGAGGTTGGTGAGGAAGATCGCCCAGGATTTCAAAACCGACTTGAGGTTCCAGAGTGCCGCCATCGGCGCGCTGCAGGAGGCTAGCGAAGCGTACCTGGTGGGTTTGTTTGAAGATACTAATCTGTGTGCCATCCACGCTAAGAGAGTCACCATCATGCCCAAAGACATCCAGTTGGCTCGCCAGATACGGGGAGAGAGAGCTTAA